The following are encoded together in the Deltaproteobacteria bacterium genome:
- a CDS encoding class I SAM-dependent methyltransferase, translating into MSRLERQLYTHAWRYWINQLLLPFKLVLPQPLIARIPGLTTNLDIRVGVVLAEVRGTLVDIGCGTNRLVQRYRAQGGEGQGLDVHPWPGVDRVVADTRALPYPSGSVDTVTFVASLNHIPDREAVLREAVRILRPGGRVVITYLTPLVSRLWHAWAFWDADQHERGMEPGERFGFTDAEIGAMLERAGLRVLRRAGFSWHLNHLYVCEKPAA; encoded by the coding sequence ATGTCAAGACTCGAACGACAGCTCTACACTCACGCCTGGCGATACTGGATCAACCAGCTGCTGTTGCCGTTTAAGCTGGTGCTACCGCAGCCCCTGATCGCCAGGATTCCCGGCCTGACCACTAACCTGGACATCCGCGTGGGGGTGGTGCTCGCTGAGGTGCGCGGCACGCTGGTGGACATCGGCTGCGGCACCAACCGCCTGGTGCAGCGGTATCGGGCACAGGGCGGCGAGGGGCAAGGACTCGACGTCCATCCGTGGCCCGGGGTTGATCGGGTGGTCGCGGACACCCGCGCGCTGCCGTATCCGTCCGGTTCCGTCGACACCGTCACATTCGTCGCTTCTCTCAACCACATCCCCGACCGCGAAGCTGTGCTGCGCGAGGCTGTGCGAATCCTGCGGCCGGGCGGTCGAGTCGTGATTACTTATCTCACGCCGCTGGTCTCGCGCCTGTGGCATGCGTGGGCGTTCTGGGATGCCGACCAGCACGAACGGGGGATGGAGCCGGGTGAGAGGTTTGGCTTCACCGACGCCGAAATCGGCGCCATGTTGGAGCGGGCGGGCTTGCGGGTGTTGCGGCGCGCCGGTTTTTCTTGGCACCTGAACCACCTGTACGTATGCGAAAAGCCCGCGGCCTAG
- a CDS encoding DUF4838 domain-containing protein: MAATLQITIDGAAAEPLRFAAAELQRYLAAITGSAAEVRSAQLSGQLLVLGPLPERVPEPPADADGFVIEPTAAGAVISGASPRAVLHGVYALLEQQGCRWSLHGRAHEVVPRLPALAPIRAVRVQPRFEVCGYSADIMTWHYADAAHLSEHLEADCEFIDWMGKSGANAYLLIRHPFDSQLTIPELVPEFNRRGIAAEYGGHVIPLLLPRELFARHPEYFPCAAGGARSEFGNLCTANAGALRLATENAVRYVREYPELSVLHIWGADLWDGGWCHCAACAGVTVQDQSLRLCNAVATALAEQGEARPVCYLAYHDTIAPELQLRPAENVYVEFAPRERCYAHALDDPCCAANRRYRRALEGYAERFDGRVRFFEYYADAILFCGCALPLGEVIAADLDYYHRLGIRQITNLQFGAFSLWAYPLNFLAYAAAARSRRCDLAQVREQYAEGFSRQRDLAAAALRELETIMGPVVTYGDIRRPPLRPRAAAALRPRLESAIQRLGRLAEALAPALEPGGELVALQAQLRYNAAVLAGVGEQLAGRDPRHAYERALAIMENVERRFKGLWGAENLPVIHAYHDAAIAEARG; the protein is encoded by the coding sequence ATGGCGGCCACGTTGCAGATCACCATTGACGGCGCCGCGGCGGAGCCGCTGCGCTTTGCCGCCGCCGAACTGCAGCGCTACCTCGCGGCCATCACCGGATCCGCCGCCGAGGTGCGCTCGGCGCAGTTGTCTGGGCAGCTGCTGGTGTTGGGGCCGCTGCCGGAGCGGGTGCCGGAGCCGCCGGCAGACGCCGACGGCTTTGTCATCGAGCCGACCGCTGCCGGCGCCGTCATCTCCGGGGCATCGCCGCGGGCCGTGTTGCACGGTGTCTATGCGCTGCTCGAACAGCAGGGCTGCCGCTGGTCGCTCCACGGCCGCGCCCACGAGGTGGTGCCGCGTTTGCCCGCGCTGGCACCGATCCGTGCGGTGCGGGTGCAGCCGCGCTTCGAGGTTTGCGGCTACAGCGCGGACATCATGACGTGGCATTACGCCGATGCCGCACACTTGAGTGAACATCTCGAAGCCGACTGCGAGTTCATCGACTGGATGGGCAAGAGCGGCGCCAACGCCTACTTGCTCATCCGCCATCCTTTCGATTCGCAGCTGACCATCCCCGAGCTGGTGCCTGAGTTCAACCGTCGCGGCATCGCGGCCGAGTATGGCGGCCATGTCATCCCGCTGTTGCTGCCGCGCGAGTTGTTCGCCCGGCACCCGGAGTATTTCCCTTGTGCCGCCGGCGGCGCCCGCAGCGAGTTCGGCAACCTCTGCACCGCCAATGCGGGGGCGCTGCGCCTGGCCACCGAGAATGCCGTGCGCTACGTGCGCGAGTATCCGGAACTGAGCGTGCTGCACATTTGGGGGGCGGACTTGTGGGACGGCGGGTGGTGCCATTGCGCCGCCTGTGCCGGGGTGACGGTGCAAGACCAAAGCCTGCGCCTTTGCAACGCGGTGGCGACCGCGCTGGCGGAGCAGGGCGAAGCCCGGCCGGTGTGTTACTTGGCCTATCACGACACCATCGCGCCGGAGTTGCAGCTGCGGCCGGCCGAGAACGTCTACGTCGAGTTCGCCCCGCGCGAGCGCTGCTATGCGCATGCGCTCGACGACCCCTGCTGCGCCGCCAACCGGCGTTATCGCCGGGCGCTCGAAGGCTACGCCGAACGCTTCGACGGGCGGGTGCGCTTCTTCGAGTACTACGCTGACGCGATCCTATTCTGCGGCTGTGCGCTGCCGCTGGGCGAAGTCATCGCGGCCGATCTCGACTACTACCATCGCCTGGGCATTCGCCAGATCACCAACTTACAGTTCGGTGCTTTCAGCTTGTGGGCCTATCCCCTCAACTTCCTCGCTTACGCCGCGGCCGCCCGCAGCCGGCGTTGCGACCTGGCGCAGGTGCGCGAGCAATACGCCGAGGGTTTTTCTCGCCAGCGCGATCTGGCAGCGGCGGCGCTGCGGGAGTTGGAGACCATCATGGGCCCCGTCGTCACCTATGGTGACATTCGCCGGCCACCGTTGCGGCCGCGGGCGGCGGCGGCACTGCGGCCGCGGCTCGAGTCGGCAATCCAACGCCTGGGGCGACTCGCAGAGGCCCTCGCGCCGGCGCTCGAGCCGGGCGGCGAGCTGGTGGCCTTGCAGGCCCAGCTGCGCTACAACGCCGCGGTGCTCGCCGGCGTCGGTGAGCAGCTCGCCGGCCGCGACCCCCGGCACGCCTATGAGCGCGCGCTGGCGATCATGGAAAACGTCGAGCGCCGCTTCAAGGGCTTGTGGGGAGCGGAGAACCTGCCGGTCATTCATGCCTACCATGATGCCGCGATAGCGGAGGCGCGGGGATGA